The sequence below is a genomic window from Hydractinia symbiolongicarpus strain clone_291-10 chromosome 10, HSymV2.1, whole genome shotgun sequence.
TTATGGACGCTTTTATAACGTTATAATGACgtcagaaatatatatatatatatatatatatatatatatatatatatatatatatatatatatatatatatatatatatacttatatatatatatatatatatatatatatatatatatatatatatatatatatatatatatatatatatatatatatatatatatatatatatatatatatatatatatatatatatatatatatatatatatatatatatatatatatatatatatatatatatatatatatatatatatatatatatatatatatatatatatatatatatagctagctagctagctagctagccaacattaaagttgccataaatacacacttaatatcaataaatattcataatttttgtcacactaccactacTCATACCCTCAATATACTTGTATTCACTACGATCCTTTCAATATGgtagttaaaaataataaaaccaaCATTTGTTGATAACTAAGGTCAAAACGGCTAGTAAACAACTAGGGGTCCTGAACTttatctaaactaacctcgttttcatgcaatgttttgatttttcgccACCACGGCTGATCATGAAAAGGCGATATTGAAATAAATCTATTATATcaatcctgtataaacatttataataataataataaaataataataataataataactcaaAATTAAACTGGTGTTGTGTTGAAAATAGTATAGACTCTGTTTCCTTGGGGTTGAACATAGATTTGGTATCTTCTGACCACCTTTGAAGTTCGTTGACATCATTGTTGATTTTAACTGCACAAGTGTCCAACGTACTGTGTGTTTTACAAGGGACGTTATTTCCGAAAAAACTCGCAATTATTCTATTACGCAAAAATTAAGTCCTACAAATTCCGTGAACTCtccaattttttaaatcttcaatcgcaaaaataaattcagtgAAATCCTCTGACTTTGCTGCAACAGCAAAACAGTACCAAGAGCGCCATTTATTTGAATAAgccaagaaaaagaaagaaatgtttGGATAGAGTTGGTTGAATTTATGAGGCTTTCGTCTAcaaatgtatatatttatttctcGCCTGGATATAGTGATGATTTAGCCTAGTCAATGTTCTGAGTaagttataaatataaatagaaACCAACCTCTTGGTATTCCTTCTAAATCCCGTAAATCTTATTTCTTGTGTTGATAGAAAAACCCTGATATCTTTGAACTGATATATGTGCTAGAAGCGTAGTCAGAGAAGTGCAGTGGTTTCATTATTCTGGTAAATAGTCAGATGAAAACTGCGTCTTTATTTTTTAGTCCTTTATGGTAAAGAAGGATTGACAGAGTTATGGAACAATTGGATGGATGCATTTTTTAGGTTCATTGACAAGCCTAATGGCGATATATGTATATCTGAATTACAGGAAATTCAATGCCCTACCTTAATCATACATGGAGCTAAAGATTCCCTCGTGCCGACGATTCACCCCGAGTTTATTCAccggaatataaaaaagtcgaaGCTGGTTATTTGGCCGGAAGGAAAGCACAACTTGCATATGAGGTTTTTCAAAGAGTTCAACGAACTTGTCAAGTCTTTTCTCCTCGAAGAATCTTGAAATTTTGCTTAAATTTGAATAGATGAATATGCtcataaaattttagaaaacgtTTTGCTTAAATTAGGACAGGAATACACGGTGAAATATGTCTTTAGaaacatttgaaatttttctttcgaaatttttattttaccattGCACGtgtttatttcaaaaaagaatTGTTGCTGGAGATAAGTAAAAAATGAAGTCGACGCGCAAGGTAGCtgcttatataataataattaaaattttaaacaagcagTAAAACGTGTGTAAAAACGAGATTAGAAGACACAACTCTACTTCCTTCTCGAAAGGCTATTTGCAAGAGAAAAAATATACACGAGGTAGCGTTAATACACAGAATATAAGCACGTGACCAAATATATCCAATAACAATACTATATACACATGCGCAATGCGCAATACGCAATCCTAACTTCTACATCTTCCCTGaccaaaaatattcatttaTATTGTTCACGTAATCTTCGCAGGTTCTGTCCCTCAATTGCAGCCTTTCTTGTACTCCTCCTTCCTGTACTGTGCCTGTTGTCATGCTTTTCATTATTTGTTAGTTGTACTGCCGGTTCGGGTTTGGCAACAAGTATGAATCATCTTTAATCAAAACTACGTCTCCTGCCACTAGTTTTCGTTTATTTTCAGTCTTCTCTTTTCGGTAAAGATTAGATTGACGAAGTTCGTTTATATACGTGGTATTGAATCGTTCACGGAAATGTTGTAAAGTAAGTCGAATATGACGAACACGTCTTGAGAAGTCCTCATATTGCAGAATAGAGTCGAATTTCTGGTCGTTTTCGTGAATGTCCGTTCCATAAATCAGGTGGTTTGGTGTTAAAACTTTGTCGAGGTCATCCTCATTTGCGTATGTTAATGGACGACTATTGATCGTTGTTTCTACTTCATACAGCGTTGTTTGGAGTTCTTCAAACGTTAACAACGACCGTCCCAGCGTTTTCTTTAATGTTGTTTTGACACTACGGACCAATCTCTCGTAGAAACCGCCCCACCAGGGTGATGCTGGCAAAATAAAACACTGCTTAATTCCATGTTTTATCATGTAATTTTTTACTTCTGTCGATTTGAAGGTCTTAGCGTTATCGTGCACAATAGTATTCGGAGTTCCTCTTCGTGAAACAAATCTGCGAAAACCTCGAACGAACGAATGGGTAGACTGATCGGTTACAAGTTCCAAATGAATCGCACGACTAGTGGCACATGTAAGAAGTAGGATATTACATTTTAGACTGTCCGATTTACAAATACTAGATTTACAATAATTCCTATAAAATAAAGAACCTGCAAAGTCTAAACCCGTGCAATTAAACGATTTGGAAAAACTATCAATCCTAAACTCTGGCAGATCGGGAGATGTCGGCGGTCTAAGTGTTCTTCCTTGAAAACGAATACAAATTACAGACTTTCGAATGACGTTCTTCACAGACTTTCTTCCCTTCACTATCCAAAACATTTTTCTGACGTAGACCAATGTTGATTCGATACCATGATGCATAACGTGTTGATGCGCATCCCATATAACCAGTTGCGTAAAACTGCTTCCGCCATCTCGAAGTATAATTGGATGCTTGTCATCGGATGTTAGCGTGGAATTCTCAAATCTTCCTTTTAACCGAAGAACATCGTCGTCACCAGCAAACAGCTTAAGCGAATTGCGAAGCTTTCCAAAGTCTGACTGGCGTTGCAGAATTCGTTGTTCTTCTCTGATGAGCTTTGTGAATGCGGCATCGTATTCTTCTTTTGTAAGCGTTTCTTCTGTAACGTTTTGATGTTGTAAGTTAGCAGCTTTGTTCTTCAGATTGTTTACAAAGCGAAAGATAAAACCAGCAACCATGGTGAGCTTTCTTAACGAGCTAAATTTGTTCACATCAAGGGTCTTACTCCAGCCAATGTCTTCAGTAGCTGTTACAGTCATGTTTGTCTCGGTCAAGTTTGTGTAAATTTCGTTCTGGTTAtcggtaaaatattttttagattcaGAAAGAACAGTATCATTAACAGAATTAGAATCTGTAGAAAAGTTATCAAAATCAGGTTTCAACAAAAAAGTTGGACCAGCTAACCACGAACTAGAAAAACAATCATTTAAATGTTTTCCAAGACAAGTCGGAATATCAGGAGTATTCATGTCACCTTTCACAAAATGCCAATCACTCCTCTCAACAACCTTTCTAATAGAAACTACCCTATTTTCCACCCATGGTTTCCACCTTCGTTCTTTTCCCGTTATCCACGCCAAACTCACCTGTGAATCACTCCAACAAAAGACCTTATTCACATGAACTCTACATTTCCATCCATCTAACACTTCACGTATCAATGTAGAGAGAAGCAAACATCCCATTAATTCTAATCTTGGAATTGAAAGTTGCTTCAAAGGGGCTACTCTTGTCTTAGATG
It includes:
- the LOC130662675 gene encoding uncharacterized protein LOC130662675; translation: MVAGFIFRFVNNLKNKAANLQHQNVTEETLTKEEYDAAFTKLIREEQRILQRQSDFGKLRNSLKLFAGDDDVLRLKGRFENSTLTSDDKHPIILRDGGSSFTQLVIWDAHQHVMHHGIESTLVYVRKMFWIVKGRKSVKNVIRKSVICIRFQGRTLRPPTSPDLPEFRIDSFSKSFNCTGLDFAGSLFYRNYCKSSICKSDSLKCNILLLTCATSRAIHLELVTDQSTHSFVRGFRRFVSRRGTPNTIVHDNAKTFKSTEVKNYMIKHGIKQCFILPASPWWGGFYERLVRSVKTTLKKTLGRSLLTFEELQTTLYEVETTINSRPLTYANEDDLDKVLTPNHLIYGTDIHENDQKFDSILQYEDFSRRVRHIRLTLQHFRERFNTTYINELRQSNLYRKEKTENKRKLVAGDVVLIKDDSYLLPNPNRQYN